The sequence ACATTCTGTTCCCGTTCCTTGTTCCACAAATAACTTTAGTTCTGGGTTTAAAGCCCAGTAAAAAAAAGACGTTTTTCGAGTCCGCGAAGCGCGTTCGCGTAGCGTCTCGCAGAGAAGAAAAACAGCGTCCTTGTTTCAATCCCACCCTTTTTAAAGGTGGGTTTCTCTGTTGCCTGTTCCCCGTTCCCTGTTCCCTCTGAACACAAGTTGCCGCTATTGATGCCGCTCGCAAACATGCTGAAAATCTTTTTATCACCGCCCTTGACACTGTTGTTGATAAAATTTTAGTTGTGGATGAAACCGGGATAATTAATCAAGCCAATCCAGCGGCTGAGTTACTATTTGGCATCAATACAGATCATCTTTTAGGATACAGTCTCAACAAATTTTTACCCAGTTTAT is a genomic window of Fortiea contorta PCC 7126 containing:
- a CDS encoding PAS domain-containing protein produces the protein MDAARKHAENLFITALDTVVDKILVVDETGIINQANPAAELLFGINTDHLLGYSLNKFLPSLSPNPNSWENCSEQILETSQNSRILEATISQH